The genomic interval TCCTTGCCGCAGGCGCTCGCGCACAGCACGGCGAGCACGGCGACGGCGAGGGGCGCACGGGTGGTACGGAACATGGATCGCACTCCCCCGCTCAGTGCTTGAGGATCTTGGACAGGAAGTCCTTGGCCCGGTCGCTGCGCGGGTTGGTGAAGAACTCCTCGGGGGTGCGGTCCTCGACGATGCGGCCGTCGGCCATGAACACGACGCGGTTGGCGGCGGAGCGGGCGAAGCCCATCTCGTGGGTGACGACGACCATCGTCATGCCCTCGTGGGCGAGTTGGCGCATGACCTCAAGGACCTCGTTGATCATCTCCGGGTCGAGGGCCGAGGTCGGCTCGTCGAAGAGGAGCGCCTTGGGTTCCATGGCGAGGGCGCGGGCGATGGCCACGCGCTGCTGCTGGCCGCCGGAGAGCTGCGCGGGGAACTTGGGCGCCTGGGAGGCGAGTCCCACGCGGTCCAGGAGCTCCATCGACCGTCTGTCGGCGTCCTCGCGCTTGCGCTTGCGGACTTTCACCTGGGCCAGCGAGACGTTCTGGAGGACCGTCTTGTGGGCGAACAGGTTGAAGGACTGGAAGACCATGCCGACCTCGGCGCGGAGCCGCGCGAGGGCCTTGCCCTCCTCGGGCAGCGGCCGCCCGTCGAGCTGGATCGTCCCGGACTCGATGGTCTCCAGCCGGTTGATCGCCCGGCACAGCGTCGACTTCCCCGACCCCGAAGGGCCGATGACCACGACCACCTCCCCCTTGCCGACGGTGAGGTTGATGTCCTGGAGGACATGCAGCTCCCCGTAGTACTTGTTGACGTCACGCAGTTCGATCAACGGATCGACGGCCATGCCCAGCCCTACTCACTCTCAGCTGTGTCGTGGTCGCCGCAAACTATCCAGACAAGAGTGGAGTTAAGGCACGACACGCACTTTTCGGGCATTAGCCGTATTTAAGCCCGGCGTTACTCTTCCGCGACCTCGGCGTACAGCTGCGAGAGTTCGGGCACACCGCTGGCGGCCCACTCGTGTCCGGAGGCCACGACGTCGAACTCCCGCCCGGAGTCGAGCCGTACGACGGGCTGGCCGTCCGGCCGGATCGCCCAGGCGGCGCCCGGCACGGTCCGTACGATCACCGTCCCCAGATACAGACCGGCGTCGTTGCCGAGCCAGGACATGGTCTCCTCGTCGTCCCGCCAGCGGGGCACCAGTTGGTCGAGCGCCTCCAACGAGCCCACGGAGTCGTCGAGTTGGACGCCCTCCCGGGCCGCGTGGGAGCGGAGCAGTTCGCACTCGGACAGCGGTTCGGCGATGCCTTCGGGGTCGTGCAGACCGCGCTTCTCGCCCCGGTTGCCCAGGAAAGGGATGTTCATACTCCCAGCGTGTCATTCGTACCGCCGTACGCACCACAGGGCGTCGCGGGTGGCGTGTCAGCCCCCGGCCCGAAAGGGGGAAAACCCTTCTGCCGAGGGCGGGTTGGCCGGATGGTGGGCGCGATGTCCCCTTCGTACGGTCGCGGTATGAATCGGACAGGCAAGTTGATGGTGCTGTCGTCGGTGACCGTCGCCCTGGTGATGAGCGGTTCGGTGTCCGCGGGTGCCGTGGGGGCGGGGGCTGTTGTTGTTGTGTCGGCGCACGGGGCGCCCGATACGGCGCGGGGGCGGCTGGTGTCGGTGGTGCATCTGCGGACGCTGTCCGCGCGGGAGGTGGCCGCCGAGCTGCGGAGCGACGAGGACGGTGCGTGGGACGCCGGGGCCGTCCGCCACGGCGTCGACACCTATCGGGTGGTGTACCGCACGGTGGATCCGAAGGGCCGGCCCACCACCGCCAGCGGGCTGCTGGCCTTCCCGCGCAACGGTGAACGACGGTTGCGCACCGTCTCGTTCGCCCACGGCACCGAGCTCTTCAAGGAAGACGTCGCCTCGGTGTCGTCCGAAGTGTGGAGCCAGGCGCCCGCCCTGACCTACGCGTCCGCGGGCTTCGCCGTCGTCCTCCCGGACTACCTCGGCCTGGGCCTCGGCCCCGGTCGGCAGCAGTGGATGGACATCCCCTCCGAGACGACCACCGCGCTGGACCTGCTGCGGGCCGCGGACTCCTACGCGCCCACGATCGGGCGGCAGTTGGGGCGGGACGTGTTCATCACCGGCTTCTCGCAAGGGGCTTCGGCCGCGCTCGGACTGGCGCGGGCCTTGCAGGAGGGGGCCGATCCCCGCTTCCGGGTCAAGGCGCTGGCACCGGTCAGCGGTGCGTACGCCTTCCGGGACGTGGCGCTGCCCGCCCTGCTGGACGGGCACGCGGACCCGAAGGACGGCGTGATCTACACCGCGCTGGCCCTCGTCTCCTTCAACCGGCTCCATCACGTCTACGACAGCCCCGGCGAGGTCTTCCGGGCGCCGTACTCCGGCACGATCGAGGGCCTGTTGGACGGCACGCACACCGGGCAGGAGGTGATGGCCCGGACCCCGGACACCGTGGATGAGCTGCTCACCGCGCGCGGGCGGGCACTGCTCGCGCATCCGACGGATGGGCTGGCCGACGCGCTGCGCGTCACCGACGGGGTGTGCGCGGACTGGACGCCACAGGCTCCGGTGCGGCTGTACTACGCCGAGGGCGACGAGCAGGCCGTGAACGGGAACAGCGAGCACTGCCAGGCCTCGTTCCGCGCCCGGGGTGTCGAGGCGCCCCTGGTCGACCTCGGCACTCCGGACTACGGCGGCTCGCGCCACCTCGGCTCCCAGCGGGCGGCGACGGCGGCCGTCGTACGGTGGTTCGCGTCCCTGGGCTGAGCGGCGGGCCGGTGCCTCGGGGTGTCTCGGCGGGTGCCTCGGGTCAGACGTCCAGGTCGACGACCACGGGCGCGTGGTCCGAGGCGCCCTTGCCCTTGCGCTCCTCGCGGTCGACGTAGGAGTCGGTGACGGCCTTCGCGAACGGTTCGTTGCCGTAGACCAGGTCGATGCGCATGCCGCGGTTCTTCGGGAAGGCGAGCTGGCGGTAGTCCCAATAGGTGTACGGGTGGTCGTACTTGAGGGGGCGCGGGACCACGTCGGACAGGCCCGCGTCGCGCAGGGCGGTCAGGGCGGCGCGCTCGGCGGGGGTGACGTGGGTGAGGCCCTCGAAGGCGGCCACGTCGAAGACGTCGTCGTCCGTCGGCGCCACGTTGTAGTCACCGAGCACCGCGAACGGGCGGGTGCCCTGCGCGTCGTCGGCGACGGCCGCCCTGAGGGCCTCGAACCACTGGAGCTTGTACGCGTAGTGGGGGTGGTCCACCTCGCGGCCGTTCGGCACGTACACCGACCAGACGCGGACCGGGCCGCAGGTCGCCGCGACGGCGCGGGGCTCCTGGACGCCGTCGTAACCGGGGTCCCCGGGAAAGCCCTTGACCACGTCGTCGAGCCCTACGCGGGAGAGCACCGCCACTCCGTTCCACCGCCCGGTCGCGTTGACCGCCGCCTCGTAGCCCGCCTCGCGCAGCGCGTCGAACGGGAACTGCGCCTCGGCCAGCTTGGCCTCCTGGAGGCACAGCACGTCGGTGCCGCTGCTCTCCAGCCAGGCCAGGAGCCTCGGCAGACGGGCGGTGATCGAGTTCACGTTCCAGGTCGCGATGCGCATGCCCCACAACCTACCGGGCAGGTCTGACACTCACAGGTCCGCCGCCTCGCCGGGCGCCAGCCGCAGGTGCTCCGCACCGCCGAGCGCGCCGATCTGCATGTCGTAGATCGGGCGGGCGAGGTCGGTGAGCAGGGCGTCGTGAATGTCGTAGGCGCGCTGCGGCTTGACCTCGCGGACGTAGTCGATGACCTCGGAGATCTTGCTCCAGGGGGCCATCACCGGGAGCATCAGCGTCTCTACGGTGTGGTCGGGGACGGTGAGGGCGTCGCCCGGGTGGAAGACGCGGCCGCCGTCGACGAGGAAGCCGACGTTCGTGATGCGCGGGATGTCCGGGTGGATCACGGCGTGCAGTTCGCCGTGCACCTGGACGTCGAAGCCCGCCGCCGTGAAGGTGTCGCCGTGGCCGACCGTGTGCACGCGGCCCGGGAAAGCGGCGGAGAGCTGGTCCGCGACCGACTTCAGCGTCCAGATCTCGGCCGCCGGGTTGGCCTTCAGGCCGGCCCGCAGCCGGTCCTCGTTGAAGTGGTCGAGGTGCTCGTGGGTGACCAGGATGGCGTCCGCGCCGACCGCGGCGTCCTCCTCGGTGAAGGAGCCCGGGTCGATGACGAGCGACCGGCCGTCCTTCTCCAGACGGATACAGGCGTGCGACTTCTTGGTGAGCTTCATGGGTCCATCCTGCCGCGCCGGAACGGCGGACGGGCGGGTGAGGCTGGTGCTTTCGGTGCCCGTCTGAAGATCACTCCGTGGGGTCACCAGGTGGGTCACTCGGTGGGGGTCGTCTCCTCGCGGATGACCTGCTGGGCGACCTTGAACGCGCTGTTCGCGGCCGGAACCCCGCAGTACACGGCCGCCTGCATCAGCACTTCCTTGATCTCGGCCGGGGTGAGGCCGTTGCGCAGCGCCGCCCGGGTGTGGAAGGCCAGCTCGTCCAGGTGGCCGCCCGCGACCAGCGCGGTGAGGGTGACACAGCTGCGCGAGCGCCGGTCGAGGCCGGGCCGGTCCCAGATCTCGCCCCAGGCGTAGCGGGTGATGAAGTCCTGGAAGTCCCCGGAGAACTCGTCGGCCTGCGCCAGCGCCCGGTCGACATGCGCGTCGCCGAGGACCTCGCGGCGGACCTTGATCCCGGCGTCGTAGGGGTCCGGACGGCCCATGACCTGCGGCGGTACGGGAGGCGGCGGCGCGATCTCGGCGATCGGCGCGAGCTGCGGCGGCGGGGCGAGGACCGGCTTGACCGGGGTCGCCGCGATGGCGAACTGCCCGGTGGAGTGCTCGTAGGCGGGCTGCCAGGCGGTGGAGAAGTGCCGGACGAGGAGGTCGGTCACGGCCGCGGGCTGTTCGACCGGGACCAGGTGCGAGGCGCCGGGTACGACGGCGAGGCGTGCGTCCGGGATGCCGGCGACCAGCGTGCGGGCCTCGGCGGGGCCGGTGACCTGGTCGTCGGAGCCGACGAGGACGAGGGTCGGCACACCGATGCGGCCGAGTTCGGACCGTACGTCGAACGCGGCCAGTGCCTCGCACGCGGCGATGTAGCAGCCGGGGTCGGTGGTGCGCACCATCTGGACGGCCCACTCGGTGATCGCGGGCTGCGAGGCGGCGAACCCGGTGGTGAACCAGCGGTCGGGCGAGGTGCGGGCGATGGGGTCGAGCCCGTTCGTCCGTACGATCACGCCGCGCTGGCGGAACTCGTCCGCCGTGCCGAAGCGCGGCGAGGTGGCGATCAGCGCCAGGGATGCCACGCGCTCCGGGTGGCGCAGGACCAGTTCGAGGCCGACCGCGCCGCCGAGCGCGCAGCCCGCGTAGCCGAAGCGCTGCACGCCGAGGGCGTCGAGCGTGGCCAGCAGCCGGTCGGCCAGGTCGGCGACCGAGCCGGTCGGGTGCGCGGGCGAGCCGCCGTGGCCCGGCAGGTCGTACCGGAAGACCCGCCACTGCTTCATCAGCTCGGGCACCTGGCGATCCCACATGTGCCACGTCGTCCCGAGGGACGGGCCCAGGATGAGAACGGGCGCGTCTTCGGGGCCGTCGAAGCGGTACTGGAGTGCGGGGGTCTTCATGTCGCTCACCGCTCCAACGTATCCGCCGTTTCTTACGGTCCGGCTGTGGGGCCCCCGGTCTCCCCACTCGGCTCCCACACATCAGTGGGGAACCCTCACATCGCCTTCACGGGACGGGGGTGGGAGCGGGAGGGTTGTGGACCGGTGGGTCAGGTGGGACCGGTGGGGTTGCTGGACCGGTGAGACCGGTGAGACCGGTGAGACCGGTGGGCCTCTGTGTCGAAGGACACTCGGCGAATCCCGGTGAACCTCGGTGTCTCTCGGTGTCTCTCGGCGACTCAGAGTTCGCTCGGCGCGCCCAGGCCCGTGAGCGCGCCGACCGGGTCCAGGTCGGGGGTGCCTCTGGGCCACCAGTCCTCGTCGCCCGGTTCGGATTCGTAGGCGTACCACAGGCCGTCGCGGCCCAGGCGGAGTTGGACGTGGCCGTGGGGGTGGGTGAGGTGGTTGTGCCAGGGGCGGAAGGCCGGGAGGTCGGCGGCGAGGAGGAGGGGGCGGGCCCGGTCGAAGCGGCCGGCCGGCGGGTCCCAGGGTTCTTCGAGCACCGCGAGCC from Streptomyces sp. NBC_01288 carries:
- a CDS encoding amino acid ABC transporter ATP-binding protein → MAVDPLIELRDVNKYYGELHVLQDINLTVGKGEVVVVIGPSGSGKSTLCRAINRLETIESGTIQLDGRPLPEEGKALARLRAEVGMVFQSFNLFAHKTVLQNVSLAQVKVRKRKREDADRRSMELLDRVGLASQAPKFPAQLSGGQQQRVAIARALAMEPKALLFDEPTSALDPEMINEVLEVMRQLAHEGMTMVVVTHEMGFARSAANRVVFMADGRIVEDRTPEEFFTNPRSDRAKDFLSKILKH
- a CDS encoding DUF6278 family protein; translation: MNIPFLGNRGEKRGLHDPEGIAEPLSECELLRSHAAREGVQLDDSVGSLEALDQLVPRWRDDEETMSWLGNDAGLYLGTVIVRTVPGAAWAIRPDGQPVVRLDSGREFDVVASGHEWAASGVPELSQLYAEVAEE
- a CDS encoding lipase, with translation MNRTGKLMVLSSVTVALVMSGSVSAGAVGAGAVVVVSAHGAPDTARGRLVSVVHLRTLSAREVAAELRSDEDGAWDAGAVRHGVDTYRVVYRTVDPKGRPTTASGLLAFPRNGERRLRTVSFAHGTELFKEDVASVSSEVWSQAPALTYASAGFAVVLPDYLGLGLGPGRQQWMDIPSETTTALDLLRAADSYAPTIGRQLGRDVFITGFSQGASAALGLARALQEGADPRFRVKALAPVSGAYAFRDVALPALLDGHADPKDGVIYTALALVSFNRLHHVYDSPGEVFRAPYSGTIEGLLDGTHTGQEVMARTPDTVDELLTARGRALLAHPTDGLADALRVTDGVCADWTPQAPVRLYYAEGDEQAVNGNSEHCQASFRARGVEAPLVDLGTPDYGGSRHLGSQRAATAAVVRWFASLG
- a CDS encoding exodeoxyribonuclease III, encoding MRIATWNVNSITARLPRLLAWLESSGTDVLCLQEAKLAEAQFPFDALREAGYEAAVNATGRWNGVAVLSRVGLDDVVKGFPGDPGYDGVQEPRAVAATCGPVRVWSVYVPNGREVDHPHYAYKLQWFEALRAAVADDAQGTRPFAVLGDYNVAPTDDDVFDVAAFEGLTHVTPAERAALTALRDAGLSDVVPRPLKYDHPYTYWDYRQLAFPKNRGMRIDLVYGNEPFAKAVTDSYVDREERKGKGASDHAPVVVDLDV
- a CDS encoding MBL fold metallo-hydrolase; amino-acid sequence: MKLTKKSHACIRLEKDGRSLVIDPGSFTEEDAAVGADAILVTHEHLDHFNEDRLRAGLKANPAAEIWTLKSVADQLSAAFPGRVHTVGHGDTFTAAGFDVQVHGELHAVIHPDIPRITNVGFLVDGGRVFHPGDALTVPDHTVETLMLPVMAPWSKISEVIDYVREVKPQRAYDIHDALLTDLARPIYDMQIGALGGAEHLRLAPGEAADL
- the pcaDC gene encoding bifunctional 3-oxoadipate enol-lactonase/4-carboxymuconolactone decarboxylase PcaDC, translating into MKTPALQYRFDGPEDAPVLILGPSLGTTWHMWDRQVPELMKQWRVFRYDLPGHGGSPAHPTGSVADLADRLLATLDALGVQRFGYAGCALGGAVGLELVLRHPERVASLALIATSPRFGTADEFRQRGVIVRTNGLDPIARTSPDRWFTTGFAASQPAITEWAVQMVRTTDPGCYIAACEALAAFDVRSELGRIGVPTLVLVGSDDQVTGPAEARTLVAGIPDARLAVVPGASHLVPVEQPAAVTDLLVRHFSTAWQPAYEHSTGQFAIAATPVKPVLAPPPQLAPIAEIAPPPPVPPQVMGRPDPYDAGIKVRREVLGDAHVDRALAQADEFSGDFQDFITRYAWGEIWDRPGLDRRSRSCVTLTALVAGGHLDELAFHTRAALRNGLTPAEIKEVLMQAAVYCGVPAANSAFKVAQQVIREETTPTE